The window ACACCGGAGGCGTCATCCTAAGGCTTTGTATTCTGAAGCCGTGAGGATCTCATCTTTTGATTATTTTAAAAATTTTCTAAATGAGATTGCCACGTCGTCCAACCAAAAAACGGTTAGACTCCTCGCAATGACGGATTGAGAAGGGGCTTAAAACCAAGCACCAGTAAAGAAAATTAAAAAATCGGGCAGGTTTACCCGCCTCTACCAAAATATTTAAAACCGTAGGATGTCAGTTTATCACGTCCATTATCTACCTAAATTGAATTCCAGTTATAGTGGAAATCATCCAAGCTTGTGATGCATTGTATTGATCGGCTGGTATAACAATAATAACCAAAACCGGTGTTCCAGGATATGATGAAATAAGCATGGCATAATTCATATTGTTTTGAGTAAAACTATAAATTTTTACCTGAGATTGCCGGTTTCCGGCGTTTAAAGTCGTTTCAGCTCGGAAACTTTTCCCACCAGCCAGTCCACTCACAGTGTTTTGAGTTTCCATTTCTGAGGAAAAGGTCATTATATAAATTTCACCGTTATTTGGGCTGGTGTAGACAACTCCATTCTGAATATCCTGTTTTTTTGCAGAGGTTGAAGGTAAAGGAACACTAAAAGTATTGGATGGATCCTGATACCAGTTCCCAGCAAGAGATTGCTGGGGTGTTGGTGAAGTCAGGGTATCAACTGGAGGTAGAGAAGTCGTTGATGGAATTGGCTGGGACCCGGTAGTTCCCTGAACAGAGACCGTGGAGAGCGCTTGAATAAAAGTAGCCTCTAAGCTGGGGAAATCGTTGGGTGTACAATAGAAGAGGAATGAATAAGCATTATTTCCAAGGACGATAAGAATTGCCATTGCTTTAAGTTGCAAGTTATCTATGGTAAAGAGAAAATCATGGCGCAAAGCTTGAAGACCTAAAAAATTGGTATCAATGGTTTGCTGAGGAATGTACCCGTTAAAGGTAGGAGGCTTTAAGTAGGTTTCCTGAAGATAACCAAGATACCCCTTAGGATTAAGAGGGGAGGAAAGGCTTTCAAGATTTATTAAATATTCAGCGATAACAATATTTTGTTGGTTGACAAGTTGATAATACCCAATTTCAGAGGGGTCCTCGGTGGGTTGAGAGATCCACCCTGGTGGTGGGCTGACGATTAAACTTTGAGGAACAGAAACAACGGTTGGTTGGGGAAGTGCCGTAATCTGAGGAGTTGGTGTTGCAATTGGCAATAATGATGGTTCAGGAATCGGAATCATGGAAGTTGGGACACTGGGTTCTGATGTTGGAGAAGGTGAAATTCCACTCACTGTTACCTGTCCCAATCTGGTTAAAGTTTCAGATCCCTGGAGGTCTGGATTGAGTTGGGCATATTCATAGGCAACTGTACCATCCAGATTTTTTATAGTTGGATCGGCGCCGGCGGTTAATAAAGCTTCAATAATTTTTGGTTCGGAGGTTAAGCTCGCAGCTTTGATAAGAGCGGTATCTCCTTGGTTGTTTTTGGTATTAATATCAATCCCTAAACTAAGCAAATAATTTATCACTTCAAGATTACTGTTACCCATGGCTGCAATCATGAGGGCCGTATTTCCA of the Candidatus Atribacteria bacterium ADurb.Bin276 genome contains:
- a CDS encoding Ankyrin repeats (3 copies) encodes the protein MSYRFRFLHFCSFLLIFCIVFLIFVDQGNAQDNPTNYYQTLLDRLKNGDTSINFAELRVLYAQLPTYNPYKIMQDLKEKEDQMWQEYKSGNYDKALEIGTSILEMNYLRIMTHYIFSEVYGKLGDTQKQKFHEDVFFGLVDSIIQSGDGKSPETAMTVIEIREEYDVLDVLGFEQESQTLVEKDGKRFDFLVAKNSETGETRDFYFNIDLFYDKAIEIDEESSLTPKTTSQVEPTSVIESGKFLDNLFIATLVTGTKQEIESFIQDQKVDYRLRDKDGNTALMIAAMGNSNLEVINYLLSLGIDINTKNNQGDTALIKAASLTSEPKIIEALLTAGADPTIKNLDGTVAYEYAQLNPDLQGSETLTRLGQVTVSGISPSPTSEPSVPTSMIPIPEPSLLPIATPTPQITALPQPTVVSVPQSLIVSPPPGWISQPTEDPSEIGYYQLVNQQNIVIAEYLINLESLSSPLNPKGYLGYLQETYLKPPTFNGYIPQQTIDTNFLGLQALRHDFLFTIDNLQLKAMAILIVLGNNAYSFLFYCTPNDFPSLEATFIQALSTVSVQGTTGSQPIPSTTSLPPVDTLTSPTPQQSLAGNWYQDPSNTFSVPLPSTSAKKQDIQNGVVYTSPNNGEIYIMTFSSEMETQNTVSGLAGGKSFRAETTLNAGNRQSQVKIYSFTQNNMNYAMLISSYPGTPVLVIIVIPADQYNASQAWMISTITGIQFR